The proteins below are encoded in one region of Avibacterium volantium:
- a CDS encoding pyridoxal phosphate-dependent aminotransferase, with product MQINRRRMLQLAAAGVTAGFFNHKVVAETQPITTQTTFTLPSAEHPLLLNFNENSLGMSASARQAVINHLNLSNRYPDSEREGLIEDIAKCFNLNTENVGLGNGSSEAIEAVISGWIQQANDKKQAVQVIAPDPTFGIYEDYAVARNVPVVKVPLKADLSFDLDAIRSKADQFDGISIIYLCNPNNPTALLTPNSQLAPWLDNIPENHRLLIDEAYAEYAEGNPQFTSAIEWARKGTERLAVTRTFSKLYALAGLRIGYMVAAKSEMDYLRQFLSADNINLTAAVAARATLADNAFLQESRSVTDESRRMVMKALDELGLTYVASSANFIFHRIKGDSVEYAKRMKAYNIVVGRAFPPLTNYNRLTLGTPEEMAYLIQVWKEFRTKGWI from the coding sequence ATGCAAATCAATCGTCGTCGTATGTTACAACTTGCCGCAGCAGGTGTTACCGCAGGTTTTTTCAATCATAAAGTGGTTGCCGAAACGCAACCGATTACCACACAGACAACGTTCACGCTACCAAGTGCTGAACATCCTTTATTGTTAAACTTCAATGAAAACTCATTGGGAATGAGTGCCTCTGCGCGTCAAGCTGTAATTAATCATCTTAATTTATCCAACCGCTATCCTGACAGTGAGCGTGAAGGCTTGATTGAAGATATTGCTAAGTGTTTCAATCTTAATACAGAAAATGTAGGATTAGGTAATGGTTCTTCTGAAGCCATTGAGGCTGTGATTTCAGGCTGGATTCAACAAGCGAATGATAAAAAACAAGCGGTACAAGTGATTGCGCCCGATCCAACATTTGGTATTTATGAAGATTATGCTGTAGCCCGCAATGTACCAGTGGTAAAAGTTCCACTAAAAGCAGATCTCTCATTTGATCTTGATGCAATTCGATCCAAGGCAGATCAATTTGATGGGATTAGCATTATTTATCTTTGTAATCCGAATAACCCAACGGCATTGCTAACACCAAATAGCCAGTTAGCTCCTTGGTTAGATAATATCCCAGAAAATCATCGCTTGTTGATTGATGAGGCTTATGCAGAATATGCAGAAGGCAATCCGCAATTTACCAGTGCGATAGAATGGGCGCGTAAAGGCACTGAACGTTTGGCTGTAACCAGAACGTTTTCTAAATTGTATGCCTTAGCCGGTTTGCGGATTGGTTATATGGTGGCAGCGAAATCAGAAATGGATTATTTACGCCAATTTTTAAGTGCTGATAATATCAACTTAACTGCGGCAGTAGCGGCGCGTGCAACCTTAGCGGATAACGCCTTTTTGCAAGAAAGCCGCAGTGTTACAGATGAATCTCGCCGTATGGTGATGAAAGCGCTTGATGAATTAGGGCTTACTTATGTGGCAAGTAGTGCGAATTTCATTTTTCATCGCATCAAAGGTGATAGTGTTGAATACGCTAAGAGAATGAAAGCATACAATATTGTGGTTGGTCGTGCTTTCCCACCATTAACGAATTACAACCGTTTAACGCTAGGAACGCCAGAAGAAATGGCATATCTGATTCAGGTATGGAAAGAATTTCGCACAAAAGGCTGGATCTAA
- a CDS encoding ComEA family DNA-binding protein, which yields MKIKTVLSSLLLSIGLLSSFSVVGQPQLNEKVSSSTAQVLTDTIKEESFIGEKLNINTATASDIQRSLVGIGAKKAEAIVDYREKHGKFTAVEQLLEVQGIGKATLEKNRERIDPLSFSEDGK from the coding sequence ATGAAAATTAAGACAGTTCTATCTTCTTTATTGTTATCTATAGGCTTGTTAAGTAGCTTTTCTGTTGTGGGTCAACCTCAACTAAATGAAAAAGTCAGTTCTAGTACCGCTCAAGTTTTGACGGATACAATCAAAGAGGAATCTTTTATTGGGGAAAAATTGAATATCAATACCGCTACAGCGAGCGATATTCAACGTTCGTTGGTTGGTATTGGTGCGAAAAAAGCTGAAGCAATTGTTGATTATCGTGAAAAACACGGCAAATTTACCGCAGTAGAACAGCTGTTAGAGGTTCAAGGCATTGGGAAAGCAACATTAGAAAAAAACAGAGAACGTATCGATCCTTTATCATTTAGTGAAGATGGCAAATAG
- the rdgB gene encoding RdgB/HAM1 family non-canonical purine NTP pyrophosphatase gives MKQKIVLATGNQGKVREMADVLADFGFEVIAQTDLGIESPEETGLTFVENALLKARYAAKMSGLPAIADDSGLVVNALNGEPGLYSARYASVDGEQADAENRKKLLQKLANVPASERQAKFVSCIVLLQHETDPSPIIAEGECAGEITFEEKGENGFGYDSLFFYPEKDRTFAELDTPEKKQISHRARALGVLKARLQAKERSK, from the coding sequence ATGAAACAAAAAATTGTGCTTGCTACGGGCAATCAAGGCAAAGTGCGCGAAATGGCCGATGTGCTAGCAGATTTTGGCTTTGAGGTGATCGCACAAACGGATTTAGGCATTGAAAGCCCCGAAGAAACAGGCTTAACTTTTGTGGAAAATGCCTTGTTGAAAGCGCGTTATGCAGCCAAAATGTCAGGTTTGCCCGCCATTGCTGATGATAGCGGATTAGTGGTGAATGCACTCAATGGTGAGCCAGGGCTATATTCCGCTCGTTACGCAAGTGTTGATGGCGAGCAAGCCGATGCTGAAAATCGTAAAAAGTTATTACAAAAATTAGCTAATGTGCCAGCCAGCGAACGCCAAGCCAAGTTTGTTAGCTGCATTGTATTATTGCAACACGAAACCGATCCTTCACCGATTATTGCGGAGGGGGAATGCGCAGGTGAAATCACTTTTGAAGAAAAAGGTGAAAATGGTTTTGGTTATGACAGTCTATTTTTCTATCCTGAAAAAGACCGCACTTTTGCCGAGCTTGATACGCCAGAGAAGAAACAAATCTCACATCGCGCACGTGCATTAGGCGTGTTAAAAGCACGCTTGCAAGCCAAAGAGCGGTCAAAATAA
- the hemW gene encoding radical SAM family heme chaperone HemW, with protein MQVFPPLFPPLSLYVHIPWCVQKCPYCDFNSHAQKGGIPEQEYIAHLLADLRQDLARYQASIGERTLHSIFIGGGTPSLFSAQGIAHLLQGIEQQIPFAPNIEITLEANPGTAEASRFAGYVEAGVNRLSLGIQSFDDEKLQRLGRIHNSEEAKSAVQMAKDAGFKRINLDLMHGLPNQTLTEALDDLRQAIALEPSHLSWYQLTIEPNTMFAYRPPTLPDDDALWDIFEQGHQLLSQAGYGQYETSAYAKAGDQCRHNLNYWRFGDYLAIGCGAHGKLTFPNGDILRFSKTKHPKGYMRGEYLYEEKPISLNERPFEFFMNRFRLLEPVPKIEFENLTGLSCDVIAKQIDWAKSQKYIQENHRTWQITEQGKLFLNELLTEFLPE; from the coding sequence ATGCAAGTTTTTCCGCCGCTTTTTCCGCCATTGAGCCTTTATGTACATATTCCTTGGTGCGTACAAAAATGCCCTTATTGCGATTTCAATTCCCACGCGCAAAAAGGCGGCATTCCCGAACAGGAATATATCGCGCATTTGTTGGCTGATTTACGCCAAGATCTAGCGCGCTATCAAGCAAGTATTGGTGAGCGAACGCTACATTCCATTTTTATTGGCGGTGGCACGCCGAGTTTATTTTCAGCACAAGGCATTGCACACTTATTGCAAGGGATTGAACAGCAAATTCCCTTTGCGCCAAATATTGAAATCACCTTAGAAGCCAACCCCGGCACGGCAGAAGCGAGCCGTTTTGCAGGCTATGTGGAAGCTGGGGTAAATCGCCTTTCTTTAGGCATACAAAGTTTTGATGATGAAAAATTGCAACGCTTAGGGCGCATTCATAATTCTGAGGAAGCCAAAAGCGCGGTGCAAATGGCAAAAGATGCGGGCTTTAAACGCATTAATTTAGATTTAATGCATGGCTTACCAAATCAAACATTGACGGAAGCGCTAGATGATTTGCGTCAAGCTATTGCCCTTGAGCCGAGCCATCTTTCTTGGTATCAGCTCACCATTGAGCCAAATACAATGTTCGCCTATCGTCCGCCTACATTGCCTGATGATGACGCGCTATGGGATATTTTCGAGCAAGGTCATCAGCTTTTAAGCCAAGCAGGCTATGGGCAATATGAAACCTCTGCCTATGCCAAAGCCGGTGATCAGTGTCGCCATAACCTGAATTATTGGCGCTTTGGCGATTATTTGGCAATAGGCTGTGGTGCGCACGGAAAATTGACTTTCCCGAATGGCGATATTTTGCGTTTTTCTAAAACTAAGCACCCGAAAGGCTATATGCGTGGGGAATATTTATATGAAGAAAAGCCAATCTCCCTTAATGAGCGTCCTTTTGAATTCTTTATGAACCGTTTTCGCTTGCTTGAACCTGTGCCCAAAATTGAGTTTGAGAATTTGACGGGATTATCCTGTGATGTGATCGCAAAACAAATTGATTGGGCTAAATCACAAAAATATATTCAAGAAAACCACCGCACTTGGCAAATCACCGAGCAAGGTAAGTTGTTTTTAAACGAATTGTTAACAGAGTTTTTACCCGAATAG